One window of the Pyrus communis chromosome 17, drPyrComm1.1, whole genome shotgun sequence genome contains the following:
- the LOC137722908 gene encoding uncharacterized protein: MTEKEKLKASNFNASFIRIGSWQRVAHNEGDLVVKCYYAKRKLVWEILDQGLKSKIEVQWSDISALRAVIKENEPGILEIELNQPPTFHRESNPQPRKHTMWNVASDFTNGQARIHRGHYVQFPPGALDQHYEKLIQCESRFLEMSQRPFPSQKSPYFQSDFHNGLAEFSFNFDRHGAEIPSNLQFPFSPCVQTRYDHTQQVQTYEQLKPTLRIKDSTSPISVMDFSSPLDEVIGNQAVQNPQMPVYWDQGITQAMTSFADFLGREQLPGLVSVAQANSTISCQSFNVYNQGLGTPNPDSQLLSNIENQLMIDSQIEFSNKQVMPQANSLIAFPEQMNYAFASDVKHPDYVQEVVDNQNLVSGANVDLLQPQPVSWLLPLPQPVIWVAARNSRIQMAKNNSASSSFTQNSTMEEFATYNDLANHWK; this comes from the exons ATGACTGAGAAGGAAAAATTGAAGGCTTCTAACTTCAATGCATCATTTATCCGAATCGGTTCATGGCAG AGAGTAGCTCACAATGAAGGTGACTTGGTGGTGAAATGTTACTACGCgaagagaaaattggtgtgGGAAATCTTGGATCAGGGTTTGAAGAGCAAGATTGAAGTGCAGTGGTCTGATATTTCGGCATTGAGAGCAGTTATCAAAGAAAATGAGCCCGGGATTCTGGAAATCGAG TTGAACCAGCCACCTACGTTCCACCGAGAATCAAATCCACAGCCGAGAAAGCATACCATGTGGAATGTGGCATCAGATTTCACCAATGGTCAAGCTCGTATTCACAG GGGGCATTATGTTCAATTTCCCCCAGGTGCCCTTGACCAACACTATGAAAAGCTCATACAATGCGAAAGCCGGTTTTTAGAGATGAGCCAAAGACCTTTCCCGAGTCAAAAATCTCCATACTTTCAGTCAGACTTCCACAATGGTCTTGCagaattttctttcaattttgatAGACACGGGGCAGAAATCCCCTCCAATCTGCAGTTCCCCTTTTCGCCATGCGTCCAGACACGTTATGATCATACTCAACAAGTTCAAACATACGAACAGCTCAAGCCAACTCTTAGGATCAAGGATTCAACTTCACCAATATCAG TGATGGATTTTTCTTCGCCTTTAGATGAGGTGATCGGAAACCAAGCAGTTCAAAATCCACAAATGCCGGTTTACTGGGATCAAGGGATAACCCAAGCAATGACCAGTTTTGCTGATTTCTTAGGAAGAGAGCAACTTCCTGGATTGGTTTCTGTTGCACAAGCGAATTCAACTATTTCTTGTCAAAGCTTCAATGTATATAATCAAGGATTAGGAACCCCTAATCCCGACTCCCAATTGCTGAGTAATATCGAAAACCAGCTAATGATCGACTCACAAATTGAATTCAGCAATAAACAAGTCATGCCCCAGGCCAACTCACTCATTGCATTCCCAGAACAAATGAATTATGCATTTGCATCTGATGTAAAGCACCCAGACTATGTACAAGAAGTGGTTGATAACCAAAACTTGGTTTCCGGCGCAAATGTTGACCTACTTCAGCCTCAGCCGGTTAGCTGGTTGTTGCCACTACCTCAGCCAGTCATCTGGGTGGCTGCCAGGAACTCAAGGATACAAATGGCCAAGAACAACTCAGCATCTTCATCCTTCACTCAAAATTCAACAATGGAAGAATTTGCAACTTATAACGACTTGGCCAACCACTGGAAATGA
- the LOC137722909 gene encoding uncharacterized protein, giving the protein MGSSPVITPEDVLLSLMNDGTIDSLRLKIINQLKSNEELKNTTIKMAEQSKVLNTPGAEKQTKRELFDALRQELETQVLEKASKSVWELILDNNGLGNEISGTVERVFCRLSGREPPLFPPPADANNAVASVNANADTSANAKASGNDKENGKEKGKTKGKATATASNSHEKEKAPKKRRYSEINAQGQGEENQVAAKSDEPPAAVPEESQVLKT; this is encoded by the exons ATGGGTTCTTCTCCGGTGATAACCCCAGAAGACGTATTGTTGTCTCTGATGAACGATGGCACCATTGATTCTCTCAGATTAAAGATCATCAATCAGCTTAAATCCAAT GAGGAGCTGAAGAACACGACTATTAAAATGGCGGAGCAGAGCAAAGTTCTCAACACTCCCGGGGCCGAAAAACAGACAAAAAGAGAGCTTTTTGACGCATTAAGGCAGGAGCTTGAAACCCAAGTGCTCGAAAAGGCCTCCAAGTCCGTTTGGGAGTTGATTTTAGACAACAATGGATTGGGGAATGAAATCAGCGGAACGGTTGAAAGGGTTTTCTGCCGGTTGAGCGGCCGCGAACCGCCTCTCTTTCCTCCTCCGGCGGATGCCAACAATGCCGTTGCCAGTGTCAATGCTAATGCAGATACCAGTGCCAATGCCAAGGCCAGTGGCAATGACAAGGAGAACggaaaagagaaaggaaaaacgAAAGGGAAGGCAACGGCAACAGCAAGCAATTCACATGAGAAGGAGAAAGCACCAAAGAAGCGAAGATACAGTGAGATAAATGCACAAGGACAAGGAGAGGAAAATCAAGTTGCAGCAAAGTCTGATGAGCCTCCAGCTGCTGTACCTGAAGAGTCACAAGTTCTGAAGACTTGA